One Nicotiana tomentosiformis chromosome 1, ASM39032v3, whole genome shotgun sequence genomic window, agtcatttcaagtctaattttaatacgaacttccaaataaaattctggtcacgctcctaagtccaaaatcaccacacagagctgttggaatcatcaaaattctatttcgggatcgtttacacatagatcgacatccagccaaccttttcaacttaaaattttaaactttagaactaagtgttccaattcattttaaaatctctccggacccgaaccgactaccccggcaagttacataacggTTATAAAGCACATAATGAGcattaaataggggaacatggctataacttttaaaacgactgtccgggtcgttacattatgttTGCTTGACGGTATAAACTTATTCACACTTCTTTTTTATGTCTaagttacttttttttttctttctgtctaactcactttctttttcttgtgTGAGTTTCGAAAATATCCCCATTCATACTTGTTTATATTGAAAGGAGCCGAGATTGTTTATACTGAGATTAAATTTATATTATGTTTGCTTGACGGTATAAACTTATTCAAACTTCTTTTTTATGTCTaagttactttttttttttggtccaaCTCACTTCTTTTTTCTTGTGTGAGTTTCGAAAATATCCCCATTCATAGTTGATTATATTGAAAGGAATCGAGATTGATCATAGCACTGCCCCCTCACTTCCAACTTCCAAGAGGACCGAATCGAGGACTAGAAGACTTAGACGGAAACCTCTTTATATCGTTCATGCAACAaaaaggctcaatttatatttttATCCCATCTTATTTCGCGTACCAAACGATCCctaatgatagaataaaattctAAAGAGCTCAATTCCAAAGTTttggggttggggggggggggggggggtctttaAAAGACTCGATTTTATGAGTAAGGTACGTAGTTGCTAATTCTTTCtttaagaaaacaaaaagaaagaaaaagaattaaaGAGTAACATGTCATTTCATATTGTAAAgtctatgatttttttttttggtaattaaagtCAATATGATTTATTCGTATGTTTCTTTATCGTAAATTTGATTTGTATTTCAAAGAAAAAAATGCCTATTATAGTAGTTGCATGGTTATTGCTTTATCTTTAACATCCAGGGGCAGTTATGACATGCTTTAATTGGTCTTTAGCTGTGAGTCTGACCAAAATAGTTTAAATCGCAAATATAACCCAAGTTGGAAccaatgttttaaaaggcgtgggcgtaaggcgggtcgttttacatatgcctcagcggagcgtaagccccataggtatttaatttttaatattttataaaataatataatgacaattaatatttataaacaggtaaaattacataaatattgaagaaaactatatatatgtgtgctccacccccacaaaaaactaatcaaaataatctattatacgttacttacaagcacaagtaatttgagtctacaagaataaagttttctatatggaggaacaaaaaggatgattaacctgcaatttgaactttgaatttgatGTTAcgaagaaaaatgtagttctctttgtatttgtaaaaaaattaaatattcgttgcttttgggagatattagcagactagcggacaagataaaaatttaaaaaaaccatgaattagggcttaaatcaataaaaaagatctttacttttaaatttaatacttttgagttcctttttaaaccttttgagtaattatcaaactcacttttgagaatttgggtattatatgaaggactaattcaacaaattttgttttaatttgaaaaagtctctgggacttactccttactaaaagaACGCGCCCCGAACgtcccgggcgtacgccccaaattgcggggcgtacgcctcttgagactttcgccccataCCATCGCCCCGGtgcgtttttggtacgcctcgccccagAAACACCTTTTAAAACAGAGGTTGGAACTAATTTTTGCCAAGTccaattaaaataaagaaaagaacaaTTTAAAACTAAAGGCATAACACAAGATAGTCTAACTGATAGAAGTCATACATGTACTTTCCTGAACAGgtctttttccttttattttaaaaCCACAAGTAGAAAAGAatgaaaaaagaaagagagaaagctGTTGATAAGATTTAAACGTTAGTATAGAGTAAAATTGCGACCAGCATAGTAATATCACCTGTGAACAAAATCGATAGTAGTAGCAAATATTGCAAAGTTATTACCAGCAATTTTTCTAATGCAAAGACCCACAACTGCAACTTTATTGCTTTTCCATTTTAATAATTGAAGGAGCGGATGACAAGTAAGGTCGTACTCGTCGGAAAGAATGAATCAATGAGTACTGCAACTTGCATCCGTCCAATAAACAAATAGGGGAACAAAAAAAGGAACCAAGACAGAATATTCGTTAAAGTTGAGACATATTACATAAAATCACACATAAAAAGAAACTTGTAtatcaaataaaatatataaattacaCATGTCATATATTTATTAAATTGATGTAAATGCCGCATTTGAATAAATTTTTCCCAACACTTGTTCATTATATTCCCATTCACTATCACTACAACAACAACGTAaaagtaaaatctcactaatagggtttggggagggtaatgtgtacgcaaacTCTACCTCTACCCCGAAGGAATAGAGACGCTGTttctgaaagaccctcggctcaaaaagacAAAAATAGACAATATCAGTACCACCATAAAGATTATAGTAAAATAACAACATGAAAATCAGAAGATAGATGCAAAACAAAAGCGATAGCCAGTAATTAGATCTGACACTATGAGAAACGAAAGAGTAGTAAGACACATcaccactagctatcttagacaaaagtcctaccagactagtctcacaaaggtacgaagtaaggcaaaactcaactatctcctaaccgtaatactcgacctccacaacttcctatcaagagccatgtcctcgaaaatctgaagcctagccatgtcctgcctgatcacctctccctaatacttcttaggccgccctctacctcttctcgtgccctccacagcTAGCCGCTCACCTCCTTatcggagcatctgggcttcttctctgtacatgcccgaaccatctaagcctcgcttcccgcattttgtcatcaatgggagccacacccactttctcccgaatatcatcattcctaatcttatctatcctagtgtgcccgcacatctacCTCAACAtcttcatttctgctactttcatcttctggatatgtgagttcttgacaggccaacactcagtcccatacatcatggccggtctaaccatcgctttatagaacttacctttgagtatcggtggtaGTCTCTTTGTCAcataggactccagatgctaacctccacttcatccatcccaccccaatacggtgtgtgacatacTCATCAATCTCCCCTCCCCCGGATAACCGACCCGaggtacttgaaactgcctctacttgggatgacctgtgattcaagcttcacatccacgcccacttccctcgGCTCAGCGccgaacttacactccaggtattccgtttcgccctgctcagcttgaaacccttagacacAAGAGCATGTCTCCAGACCTACAACCTCTCGTCAAAGAGAATTCTTTTTCCCTCTGTTCATTAATAGGCTTGAAACCTTTGGACTCAAGAGCATGTCTCCAAACCTACATCCTCTCGTCAAAGAGAATTCTTTTTCCCTCTGTTAATTAATAGGATAGCTAGACTAAAGTAAAATATCTCCCAACAATGAGACGGATTGAATAGGCAAAACTGCTAAAAGAGGATTTAATAAGAGACTTTCAACTCAACCAGGATCATTAGCTGTCCCACATAATGAGATTATAACATTAAGAAACAGTTCAGAAAGTACTGGTTTAAACAAGTACCCAAGCTCATAAGACACTACCATAAATTAGCAAAAAAGGATAAAACTTAAAAACTACATGGAACATCTCAAATTTGAAACTTATTGCTCAAAATCTGCACCAGACATCTAGCACTTGACCTCCTTCAAGCCAGGTGCAAGGTACAAAAAGGTAGGATCAGTTGCACCATCCTTGTAGTATGCAAACACCAGGGCACCATCGTCATGCATGCTCTCACCAACAAAGCTGCCAGCACAAACATTTAGTATAAGGTTCAATTCAAACGCGCAAAGTATGTTTAAGGAAAAAGAGGATTTGACTTCCGTCAAAATTAGCTTCAACAATGTTATGAAGTGATAAAGAGTGAAAATAACATACAACTGAAGGTCCTTGAGCTTTGACATGACGAACTTAGTTGCTGATTCAATGTTCTTTTTAAATGCTTCTTGGGCTTCTCCTTCTAGCTTGGGAGTCAGGTTCTTGATGTATCTCTTCATGAATGTAACAAATTGTTTCTTGTCAAAAGAAGGTTGCTCCTGCAAATAGAAAATAACGTCTTATTCACATAAAATAAGAGGTATATTAACGATGACTGAAGTTCCATAAAAGAGCATACAAACCTGAAGTCTGAAAGTGTCAACAATATCGACAACCTTGACAGCTTGATCATCCACACCTTCATCTTCATCTGCACCCTCGGCAGAAGGATTCGCCCCAATGTCTACATCAAGAGCACCTTGAACAACCCACTGTAATGTGACCAGCACACCACATTATTCCTTTTTCCTTATATTAGATATTAGTACCCAAAAAAATATGGCTTCTAACAGATGGAAAGCTTTGGGGCACTTATTAACGAAATACATTACCTTCCCTTGAACCTCCCAAAGACATCCATTCTCGAGTTCTTTGTAGGGAAATGAATCTGAGAGGAGCTCATCACCTGCAATAATTTTAATGTGTTAAGTTTGAATAACAACAACATATCATCATGAGGGGGAAAACAACGAAAATAAGAAATTTCTACAGGCAAAACATACTTGCAATCGGCACCATAAAATATAAGGATATTTTTTAATACTTCAACAAATAGGTAAGAGATAGTGATCAGTCCAGAGCTAAGTAGCTACTTTTTTTCCTTTTGATTTTAATCTATAAGTCCAGCTAAAAAGCTCATTCCCTCATCACACTGCTTTATTTTGTGACCAATCcccaaaatactccgaatacAGTTTAGGAaccaacctcaattgtagcttaTCTAGACTCTATTATAGATAAGAAACCTCATTGAGTGCACAAAAGCAAAGTAGAATCTAAACAGTTAGTCTAAAGCCACTGTTATAACACTCTAAATAGTGAACTTGAGCATATGAAGCAACTTAGAGCAACTCAGAGGTGCATATAACAACAAAAACTTGATGGAATAACTAACCAGAAGAAACGTGGAAGAATCGAGATTAAACATTAAAAGAGCCTTTGTAGCCTCTTCTTATTTACACCATGCACCATATACACTTTAAGATGCTTAATTGATCTTGAAATCAGTAGAATCCACAAAGCAAATCCAGATCTACTGAAATCAAAACCTGGTCTTTGTTGCATAAACATGTCCTTTTATGTTTGTTGCATAACATTACAACTAGGATTTCCAAAATTAAACGTGTGAATGTGTCACAAGTCTAGCCAAACTAAAAACTAGAAAGATCAAGACTTTAGGATCCAAATCGCTCCTATATTCCTCCAAAATTCAAGAGCAGATCATAAACGTATAGATAAAAAAACTTCAACGATCAAATCCTCCAAAATGATGTTGAAATATAAGATCAGATTAGATCTAGCAATTCAATTCccaaacaaaaaaggaaaaaaaaactatGCGTTAACAGATTAGGCAAATCACACAGACAGTAAGAGCAGTCAAATCAACCAGATCTTTTTGAAACGTATGGTCCGAAACACGAGAAAAACTGAAATTCATACAATAAATCATGTCATAAAACAAAAGCCAGAAGATACAAGCGAATCATTCAACAAGAGTCACCACAGATTGCTAAAACAGCACTATTCTGGTTCCAATATTACAACTTTCTAGCAAGGAGTTAAACACAAAACATATCTGAGTGGCAGAAAGTTGGAACCAgggataaaaaaagaaaaaaaaacatagaACACGACTCGACCTTCAAAACAACAAAAGATTAGCAGAAAAAGAGAAATAGATATAAGCGAAAGAAGGGGGAAGAAGAGTACCAGAGATAAGATCCTGATAAACCAACATAGTGGAAGCGTATTCTTttgctttctctctctaaaaagtAGGAGGATGACAAGAAGAGATACGAAGAAAAAAACAGACCAGCGAAGGCTCGAGCGAGAGAGGGTTTGAGGTATATTTATAGCTGCAGAATTCCACGGGATCGCGGTATACGAGTGGAACACGGAAAAAGACCAAAATAAACCGTCTTGAATCCAGAAATTACCGTATTTGCCTTTACCCATTTTGGGTAGGGTTGTGACTAACTGCCGCCGCACCATGTCCCAAAAGGACTCTATTTAACTTCGACGCAATGCCAATTTTACACTATAGTCTTCAGTCTAtaaaaaacaacaaaataatgcTTACCGTTTGAATATTAAGATATTTTTTCCCACCAATGTTAATATGCTCAATGCCGTATAAATTTGTAATTACAATTAATATGTTTCTCTTatgtatatttttgaaaatgtcaagaatttatttatcatttgaaGACATCATTTTTTTTCTTGAAAAGATACCTTTTTATCTATGTTATAATGTATTTTTAGGAACAAAAACCATTAGATTCTTTCTTGAAAAAagtatattttttcttttatttacaaTAAGAACTTTTGGGTCTCCCGAAAACAGCCTATCTATTCCTTCGGGGCAGGGGTAAGgtcccagaccccactaatgagATTCTACTGGGTTCTATCCCTCCGGGGCAGGAGTAAGgtctcagaccccactagtgagattctACTGGGTTATAATTGTTACAATAAGAacttttgaaaattgaaataaattCGATTCTTTCTTGAAAATGTTACTTTCCTCTTTTATTTAGGTAGTCGTGATAATTGGAAACAATTTGATTCCTTcctgaaaatatatttttctctaTTATTTAGTTGAAAATTTTCGAATgtactttttaaatattttttattttgttaggaattttacaaatatttatttattcgAACACattttaattccttcttgatagcGTCAAGAAGGTCAGAATTAAAATGCATTCTGGTGAAATTTCTTTCTATCACATGTAGCACATGCACAAATGCTCAACAAATGCTGGTAATCTACAAGGTTGGAGCTGCAACAAAATCATCCCCAATCATAAGCCCGTAGAAGATCCTACAGCAGATTTTAAGGCGGCGGAAACAAGTTATCCCAGaattaattattttgaaaattattatccCACCCTCCATAAGgataaaaataacactacaatcCCGAAATAACTAATCTCGGATTAGTTATACCGCAATTTAATCTCAGTCAAGCATgaaataaactcatctcaaattaaattccgaaattaattattccttatccctcgtaccaaacaAGCCCTAAGTATTTGGGTAGCTCTCGTCCAAAGCTAACGATAAATTCCAATTAACACATTTGCTAATATAGCTCAAAAGATTGCCAATATAGCTCTAGGCTACTGTGAGAGTCTGGGTCATTAAGTTATACAGTAGGAAAATATAAAAAGAACAAATTCAAGAAGAGATCCACACACTAGCAGACACCTTTCTGATATCAACAATCAACAATAAAGTCTAGCACAGAGGCTTATCTGCAAAGGTTCCATTCCTCCCCGCCAACCGCTCtccagaaagaaagaaagaacagtGAAAGCAAAGGGGCTGGGAGGGGGCAGTGAAGGGCATGGCAGTTGCAACATCAAGAGGGAAAGAGAAGAGGTAGGTGGTGTAGGGCATTTCAGCAGTGAAAAGCTAAAAGCAGCTCTCTGTGGCACCTCTGATCAGTTTAGGCATAGTAGTTTAAGCTGGCTTTCTTCTTGGCTTGAACTTGAATGATACCTTCATTGAAGTCTTCATGCGTAACCTGAAAGAGAGTGGACATAGAATTAGAGGGCTTGCAAACCCTAAAAACAATGGGGATTCTGTTTTGCCACAGTTGATTAGCCTACCCAAGACGAACTTCGACATGGACAAGGATAGAGAGAGCATCACATATCTTTTTTAATTATGAAATATAGATCATCATATGTATTAATCACCACTTAACTGCAAGAAGGGCAGACGTAACGGACCAGTTCAGTTCAATTAGTATTATTATGAATATAATCCAAATATCTATTAGACCATGGTAGAAGCctaaactttattttttttataactgTTGGGAAGgagaatatttttttaaaaagcaaTAAGATTTCATGTCAATTCTTAAAACTTATTCATCTTTTAAATCATTTAAATTTCTCAAGCTTCTGGTATCATCAAAAACTTGAACTGCTCGAGCTTTTTAAGCCCCTTAACATGATAAGATGCACAACTTAAGTCAAACATCATAAAGATAATAGCCAGACCATCAGCCCAACTATGCACATATTTGGGGGGGCACACAATGTAGGAGAGAGAATGGAGACCTCGGTGGCATCGCGACGAAGTGCTAGCATGCCTGCCTCAACACATACAGCTTTCAATTGTGCCCCATTAAAATCATCAGTTGATCGAGCCAATTCTTCAAAATTAACATCTGGGTGAACATTCATCTTTCTGGAGTGGATCTGCAGTCGGCAAAGAACCAAAAGATGTTAAAAGCAAAATACTCAAGAACTCATTTCATAGTAGCTAACCAAGGCAAGGGAACGAGAAATGAACTGAGACATATTTGGCAGAGTATCCCACCTGCAAGATCCTAGCTCTGGCTTCCTCTGTTGGGTGGGGGAACTCAATTTTACGATCCAATCGACCAGATCGCATCAAAGCAGGATCCAAAATATCAGCTCTGTTTGTTGCAGCTATTACCTGAAGTGAAGAAAGAGACCGAAACAGTTTAATAAAAATGTATAGAAGCAGAAAACTGATGATCACTTCTTTTAGCTTTTGCAGTTATTCTCAGCTAAAATCTTGAAACCACTTACAAGGTAATTTTTTGGAAAGGAAAATCATGCTCAAGATCCGACCACAAAgttggtaaaaaaaaaaaggtgtaCATATAAATAGTTCTAAATTGACAAGAACCTTAATCCGATCATCACTGCTAAAACCATCAAGCTGATTAAGTAACTCCAACATGGTTCGCTGGACCTCTCGATCTCCACTAACTTCGCTGCAAAATAACAACATTACGTAGTTAGATTAAGTAACTCCAACATAGTTCCTTAGCTAATATTTTTACTGAGACGGGAGAGATATTATGGCATGCAAGGTTAAGTACATATTTGAGCAAAGCAAATCAAAGTATATAGTGTACCTATCAAAACGCTTTGTGCCTATAGCATCAATCTCATCAATGAAAATAATGCAAGGTGATTTCTCCTTTGCCAGCTCAAAAGCATCACGAACAAGCTTTGCCCCATCTCCAATGAACATCTAAAGGTAGTACAAGCATTGATCAGCAGCCCAATTGTGTAAAAAACTCTAAATTGCGTAAATTTTCGATGTAGTAGTTGACAGCAAACTTTAGAAAGCCAATCAATAATACAATAAATGCTAAATAATTACATGCATAAGTTCACAACATGAATTCAAATTTTGTCTTAAGCTAACGTGTCATCACTTACcaatcaaaaaacaaaaaaagtgcTGACATGTTCAGTATTTACAACTAGAGATACCAAATCGTAAAGGTGAGAGGTAGATACACTCTGTTCCTGGTAAGATTACCAGCAAAAAGGGAGATGGTATACCCTTCCACCATGGACAATAGATATTAGTAGATGGTTACTTAGTATCCTGATTGTACACTAACCTTTTGTACCTAGGATCACTTATATATCTGCAATAATCGCATGTAAATCTAACCTCAAGTTTTTACGAAGTCATAAgcttttttttccttcaaaaaatCATGAGTAAGTTTAAATGAGAACGCATGCCATGACCAAACTTTTTAAGTATAATATCATTAATAAAAATGCTTTCTGGAAGTAGATCTTTTTATTTTGGGAAAATACCagttatgtccatttataagtagcttattacaaaaattggccaattcacaaaatattactaatattagccaattagctatttgtagacAAAAACAAAAGGTCAaaattttgctttcttttgagtgggtgttattagaataggttgggtacatcttaaggagcttgaatctcagtttagatgatttggtggagttttgagttggtttgaattgaaaatctgaagtagaagatgaacataaAAAAAAGGATATGTGTATCACACAGTGTATCACACATGTATCagatatgtatcatatttgtatcaaatgtgtatcacatgtatatccatgtatacttgcgtgtgagatacatgcgtgatacgtgtttgatacatgtgtcgcagaagaattttttgaactcgattttaactacgaattttgatatcaattcaatccaaatcacctccaatcttcctcaaattttgtatattgactcatctatatgtttccaatgaatttcaaccatacccattaaaaaaaatccttttttgcttagatttttggaatcttgtatatatatatatatatatatatatatatatatatttatattcatcaccttatttgctacttaatcaataaaattcatttctgtcttgcatctaatgttgctaatcacacttaaaaatatggaaggagatctttgTGTGTGATATTGGATAGAAGAACCTTATTTCTTtaggttttcaatttttatatgtgcttggctagttttggtaagtctataattaatggctagaggttggtaagttggAACTTTTTTGGGACATTTCTATAAGATTCCCTTTTATTTTTAATGAGGAGCTTTGTAGAAGTAGATCTAATCCACACGTTTCAGACAAAATCAAATTGAGGGCCATCTAGCATCTGAATAGGTGTAATTTCAAAGAGACTAGTGTGCTTTACAGCAATTCTTAGTCAAAATTTCCAGGACCaatgaaaaaaaggaaaaactagGTTCCCGCCTATCCAGCACAAGAGAGTTAAACTTCGAATAAATCTAATGCAATTAAACACAGTAGGCTTAAAAGGCCGAAAATGATCTACCTGCACAAGTTGGGGTCCAGCTAGCTTAAGAAAAGTAGCATTTGTTTGTGCAGCACATGCTCGGGCCATGAGTGTTTTCCCAGTTCCAGGAGGCCCATACAGAAGGACCCCCTTTGGAGGACGAACACCTAATTTTTGGAACCGTTCTTTATGTGTCATAGGCAAAACAATTGCCTCGACAAGCTCTTGAATCTGTTTTTCCAAGCCTCCAATATCATTATAGTCTTCAGTTGGCTTTTCATCAACTTCCATTGCCTTAACCCGAGAGTCATATTCAGATGGCAAAGTATCCAATATCAAATAACTGTCTTTGTTTACTCCAACCAGATCACCAGGTTTCAAATTGTCAGGATCAACAAGGCCAACGACAGGCAAGAAAATTGTCTGTAATTGGCAATAGAGAACAATTCAATTACTAAAAGATGTTAGCATCTAAAGAGAATATAATATAAAGAAGCTGTCGAAGAAGGATAAAGTAGAACAGCAGGGAAGTTGGGTTCCATCCAGGAGAAGTAGAAAAAGAGAGTTTGGATAGTAATATTGACAATATATACCTAGAAAGCAAATGACATAATCCTATGATTTGACACCTCACCTGACGCGTGGATGTTTTCAGTACAACACACTTTCCCTTCCTTTGTGAATCGAGATCAATATTTGCACCATCCTCCTCGGCTTCTTCCTCTGGATTCAT contains:
- the LOC104101508 gene encoding translationally-controlled tumor protein homolog, whose translation is MLVYQDLISGDELLSDSFPYKELENGCLWEVQGKWVVQGALDVDIGANPSAEGADEDEGVDDQAVKVVDIVDTFRLQEQPSFDKKQFVTFMKRYIKNLTPKLEGEAQEAFKKNIESATKFVMSKLKDLQFFVGESMHDDGALVFAYYKDGATDPTFLYLAPGLKEVKC
- the LOC104101507 gene encoding 26S proteasome regulatory subunit 6A homolog is translated as MATAMAEDSNFEDDQLHAMSTDDIIRASRLLDNEIRIIREELQRTNLEVDSFKEKIKENQEKIKLNKQLPYLVGNIVEILEMNPEEEAEEDGANIDLDSQRKGKCVVLKTSTRQTIFLPVVGLVDPDNLKPGDLVGVNKDSYLILDTLPSEYDSRVKAMEVDEKPTEDYNDIGGLEKQIQELVEAIVLPMTHKERFQKLGVRPPKGVLLYGPPGTGKTLMARACAAQTNATFLKLAGPQLVQMFIGDGAKLVRDAFELAKEKSPCIIFIDEIDAIGTKRFDSEVSGDREVQRTMLELLNQLDGFSSDDRIKVIAATNRADILDPALMRSGRLDRKIEFPHPTEEARARILQIHSRKMNVHPDVNFEELARSTDDFNGAQLKAVCVEAGMLALRRDATEVTHEDFNEGIIQVQAKKKASLNYYA